Proteins found in one Bacillus subtilis subsp. subtilis str. 168 genomic segment:
- the skfF gene encoding sporulation killing factor biosynthesis and export; ABC transporter (permease) (Evidence 1a: Function from experimental evidences in the studied strain; PubMedId: 15812018, 15849754, 16816204, 16850406, 17069462, 17184776, 26284661; Product type t: transporter) has protein sequence MPFLIMLLFVGAIGFQVSFVSRSTTWDMSIAGWVLTGVFILYTAFGLFSNRLPSQMADIIWLYGTATSFSKVVYSVLFFSVTWKALLWIISAIFGDVLIVLLSGDHINLLGRSIIFVGLFFIAEVWLMSVSCARTVKKMKRVYVLVFLLMLGIYSICLYRFFFLQHSSGIWESIARFISGVGLVFDTLSPLYVVVFIGIITVSFMTIAFTSRQVEMKESLVKEAEFWEEFQERQFGSGQIIQKPKTTWWGLQGLNGIWSFLWLELLLFKKYLFFHSIHTVMLSGVFYVVIFMYPEWFYLLFFLIVSAVMLSSYYSGIVRHSQSGTLHLFPGALWKKIIILELTNTVWLYILYCVSITFMAVGNLVYWYIYGLGIYIWFMTIRLFAFTHTNRNDIKLSLPQYYKSFFMALGLSGICLYVIHLLTADWYTLVVVVCIGSLSWCLFYRFR, from the coding sequence ATGCCTTTTTTGATCATGCTCCTTTTTGTTGGGGCCATCGGATTTCAAGTAAGTTTTGTTTCTAGATCTACGACATGGGATATGAGTATTGCTGGTTGGGTACTTACAGGTGTTTTTATCCTTTATACGGCATTTGGACTTTTTTCAAATCGATTACCAAGTCAAATGGCAGATATTATATGGCTTTATGGCACTGCCACATCTTTTTCAAAAGTTGTGTATAGTGTTTTATTTTTCAGCGTCACTTGGAAGGCGTTGCTTTGGATCATCTCAGCCATATTCGGTGATGTATTAATTGTGCTTCTGTCTGGTGATCATATCAATTTATTAGGCCGATCCATAATTTTTGTAGGGCTCTTTTTTATCGCTGAAGTGTGGTTGATGTCGGTCTCTTGTGCCAGAACAGTGAAGAAAATGAAAAGGGTATACGTTTTAGTCTTTCTTCTAATGTTAGGCATTTACTCCATATGTCTTTATCGCTTCTTCTTTCTCCAACATTCATCTGGGATATGGGAGAGCATTGCCCGTTTTATTAGTGGCGTTGGATTAGTGTTTGATACATTGTCACCGTTGTATGTGGTTGTATTTATTGGGATTATCACAGTCTCTTTTATGACAATTGCTTTTACGAGCCGTCAGGTAGAAATGAAGGAATCGTTGGTGAAAGAAGCTGAATTCTGGGAGGAATTTCAAGAACGTCAATTTGGTTCAGGTCAAATTATACAGAAACCAAAAACGACTTGGTGGGGCTTGCAAGGTCTAAATGGCATTTGGTCTTTTCTGTGGTTGGAACTGTTGCTTTTTAAAAAATATTTATTTTTTCATAGCATTCATACGGTCATGCTCAGTGGCGTCTTTTATGTCGTCATTTTCATGTATCCAGAATGGTTTTATCTTCTATTCTTTCTTATCGTCTCGGCAGTCATGTTAAGTTCCTATTATTCAGGAATTGTCAGACATTCTCAATCAGGCACCCTTCATTTATTCCCCGGTGCCCTTTGGAAAAAAATCATTATTCTAGAGCTGACGAATACAGTCTGGTTGTATATTCTTTACTGTGTTTCTATTACTTTTATGGCAGTTGGGAATTTAGTTTATTGGTATATATATGGCTTAGGGATATATATATGGTTCATGACAATAAGGCTTTTTGCTTTTACCCATACAAACCGAAACGATATTAAGCTTTCATTGCCTCAATACTACAAGTCATTTTTTATGGCATTAGGCCTGAGCGGCATTTGTTTGTATGTCATTCATTTATTGACTGCTGACTGGTATACATTAGTGGTGGTCGTCTGCATAGGGAGCCTAAGTTGGTGCCTGTTTTATCGTTTCAGATAG
- the skfG gene encoding sporulation killing factor biosynthesis and export (Evidence 1a: Function from experimental evidences in the studied strain; PubMedId: 15812018, 16816204, 17069462, 17184776, 26284661; Product type ph : phenotype): protein MNSNGDKLSLSVQNLANTNEITIVQAIGELKKSGKDAIPVLVEALKEEGSLCNIAAAVLGEFGEDASEAAEELSCLLKSHAEDTRMAAAISLMRIGKPSLPFVIKIAQESEGQSCFWASWCIAWIDPSCIEPKMYKCLKYEHEHPSGIVAPFAAEEALGKLIAFQLKDKED, encoded by the coding sequence ATGAATTCAAATGGTGATAAATTGTCGTTATCTGTTCAGAATTTAGCGAATACAAATGAGATCACAATTGTTCAAGCGATAGGTGAGCTAAAGAAATCGGGAAAAGATGCAATACCAGTTTTGGTTGAGGCCTTAAAAGAGGAAGGCTCTTTGTGTAATATTGCTGCAGCTGTTTTAGGTGAGTTTGGGGAAGACGCGAGTGAAGCAGCGGAGGAGCTATCATGTTTATTAAAAAGTCATGCGGAAGATACAAGAATGGCAGCGGCGATTTCATTAATGAGAATCGGGAAGCCCAGTCTGCCCTTTGTCATCAAAATCGCTCAAGAAAGTGAAGGGCAATCGTGCTTTTGGGCATCTTGGTGTATTGCATGGATTGATCCGTCTTGCATTGAACCTAAGATGTATAAATGTCTAAAATACGAGCATGAACATCCTTCAGGAATAGTTGCTCCGTTTGCGGCTGAAGAGGCATTAGGAAAGCTGATTGCTTTTCAGCTGAAAGATAAGGAGGACTGA
- the skfH gene encoding sibling killing effect; sporulation killing factor biosynthesis and export (Evidence 1a: Function from experimental evidences in the studied strain; PubMedId: 15812018, 16816204, 17069462, 17184776, 26284661; Product type ph : phenotype), whose translation MKDEQMLTEWPSHLPWLNQSQNDFTFPSDTYLLLYFWSMSCPNCHQLTDKVLQDIKDMNVKVIGVHVPYIEEEKSMEVVLTYALDRGLAIPIVLDQNYEIVTTCHVQGIPSFCLLSQYGQIITKTMGDVGWDKMLKKIAGL comes from the coding sequence ATGAAAGATGAACAAATGTTGACTGAATGGCCAAGTCATTTACCATGGTTGAATCAATCACAGAATGATTTTACATTTCCAAGTGACACATATCTTCTTCTTTATTTTTGGTCAATGAGCTGTCCAAACTGTCACCAATTAACAGACAAAGTCCTTCAAGATATAAAGGATATGAATGTGAAAGTAATCGGAGTACATGTCCCCTATATAGAAGAAGAGAAATCTATGGAGGTTGTCTTGACGTATGCTCTTGATAGGGGACTAGCTATTCCGATTGTATTAGACCAAAACTATGAGATCGTCACAACTTGTCACGTACAAGGCATCCCCAGCTTTTGTCTATTAAGTCAATACGGTCAGATCATTACTAAAACGATGGGAGATGTTGGTTGGGATAAGATGTTAAAAAAGATTGCAGGCTTGTGA
- the ybdG gene encoding putative hydrolase/transferase (Evidence 3: Putative function from multiple computational evidences; Product type e: enzyme) codes for MKTLWKVLKIVFVSLAALVLLVSVSVFIYHHFQLNKEAALLKGKGTVVDVDGKKMNVYQEGSGKDTFVFMSGSGIAAPAYEMKGLYSKFSKENKIAVVDRAGYGYSEVSHDDRDIDTVLEQTRKALMKSGNKPPYILMPHSISGIEAMYWAQKYPKEIKAIIAMDIGLPQQYVTYKLSGVDRLKVRGFHLLTSIGFHRFIPSAVYNPEVIRQSFLTDEEKEIYKAINFKQFFNADMEHELLQSYQNGSKSVNLPAPKETPVLILDAVSDQNRHSKYAIQNRKDYEAFAAQFNTADIKELRGTHSIYLYQPDQIYKLSMEFMRKVR; via the coding sequence ATGAAAACATTATGGAAAGTCCTCAAAATTGTTTTTGTCAGCTTGGCTGCTTTGGTTTTGCTTGTATCCGTCTCGGTATTTATTTATCACCATTTCCAGCTAAATAAGGAGGCGGCACTGCTGAAAGGTAAAGGCACAGTAGTCGATGTTGACGGTAAAAAGATGAATGTGTATCAAGAGGGAAGCGGGAAGGATACGTTTGTGTTTATGTCCGGTTCGGGTATTGCTGCGCCTGCTTATGAAATGAAGGGGCTGTACAGCAAGTTTTCAAAAGAAAATAAGATTGCTGTTGTAGATCGGGCAGGTTATGGATACAGTGAAGTGTCTCACGATGACAGAGATATTGATACGGTATTGGAACAGACGAGGAAAGCGCTTATGAAAAGCGGAAATAAGCCTCCTTATATTTTAATGCCTCATTCGATATCCGGGATTGAAGCGATGTATTGGGCACAGAAATATCCTAAGGAAATCAAGGCCATTATTGCGATGGATATTGGATTGCCCCAGCAGTACGTCACGTATAAATTGAGCGGAGTTGACCGATTGAAAGTGAGAGGGTTCCACCTGTTAACCTCGATTGGTTTTCATCGGTTTATACCTTCCGCTGTATATAATCCTGAGGTGATTCGACAGTCGTTTTTAACTGATGAAGAAAAAGAAATCTATAAAGCCATTAACTTTAAGCAATTTTTTAATGCAGATATGGAGCATGAGCTTTTACAGTCTTACCAAAACGGCAGCAAATCTGTGAATCTGCCTGCGCCAAAGGAAACTCCCGTCTTGATTTTAGATGCAGTCTCTGACCAAAATAGACATTCAAAGTATGCTATACAAAACCGAAAAGACTATGAAGCGTTTGCGGCTCAATTCAATACTGCCGATATAAAGGAACTGAGGGGAACACACAGTATTTATTTATATCAGCCTGATCAAATATATAAACTGTCCATGGAGTTTATGAGAAAGGTTCGCTAG
- the ybdJ gene encoding two-component system response regulator [YbdK] (Evidence 1a: Function from experimental evidences in the studied strain; PubMedId: 11717295, 20035725; Product type r: regulator): MKGYRILIVEDDVMIGDLLQKILQREGYRVIWKTDGADVLSVIQKVDLVIMDVMLPGEDGYQMSAKIKKLGLGIPVIFLSARNDMDSKLQGLQIGEDYMVKPFDPRELLLRMRNMLEHHYGTFTQIKHLYIDAVTKKVFNESLHDEVLFTAIERKIFFYLYENRDSILTKEHFFEYLWQLEDRNPNIVNVHIKKIRAKINDQAGEMIENIYGEGYRLNTVVKK; the protein is encoded by the coding sequence ATGAAGGGTTATCGTATTTTAATCGTTGAGGACGATGTGATGATTGGTGATTTGCTGCAAAAGATTTTGCAGCGCGAGGGATATCGTGTGATATGGAAAACAGATGGAGCGGATGTGCTTTCGGTGATTCAGAAGGTGGATTTGGTCATTATGGATGTGATGCTGCCGGGTGAAGACGGGTATCAAATGTCTGCAAAAATCAAAAAGCTGGGGCTGGGCATTCCGGTTATTTTTCTCTCAGCCCGCAATGACATGGACAGCAAGCTTCAAGGTTTGCAGATCGGCGAGGATTATATGGTAAAGCCCTTTGATCCGAGAGAGCTGCTATTAAGAATGCGGAATATGCTTGAGCATCATTATGGGACCTTTACGCAAATCAAACATTTGTATATTGATGCGGTAACGAAAAAAGTGTTCAATGAAAGCCTGCATGATGAGGTATTATTTACTGCGATTGAGCGGAAAATTTTCTTTTATTTATATGAAAATAGAGACAGTATCCTGACAAAGGAACATTTCTTTGAATATCTATGGCAGCTCGAAGATAGAAACCCGAATATTGTCAATGTGCATATTAAAAAAATTAGAGCTAAAATCAATGATCAAGCGGGTGAGATGATTGAAAATATATATGGAGAAGGGTATCGGCTGAATACCGTTGTGAAGAAATGA
- the ybdK gene encoding two-component system sensor histidine kinase [YbdJ] (Evidence 1a: Function from experimental evidences in the studied strain; PubMedId: 11717295, 20035725; Product type rc: receptor) produces MLLFTAVISVPMLLLAVSVLMSVIYDSMFKPMNHGMPFHRSFAYPAMIVVFLISLLLLAFLFSKSIHSLLHKINLLNQTIRHLASDQRVPDKIEVKRADEIGELIKSVNLLIERTTYRELELRQQEEIKKELLQKLRHDINTPLTALRLQLFYLEDQCHGQAVFESLYQQIEYISELTNEFNLYSAETLESSYIVNEEVRLNELLETAVKKWDYLYSMSGIELHYKPADQDVIWMSNTLWMERLFDNIFQNTLRHSKAKKMEVTIEHGDVFIRDDGIGFDRNESSEGLGLKIIEDTCRLLAITYELHTNDNGTGFLFSKE; encoded by the coding sequence TTGTTATTGTTTACGGCCGTCATTAGTGTTCCGATGCTATTGCTGGCGGTCAGTGTTTTGATGTCGGTGATTTATGACAGCATGTTTAAACCGATGAATCATGGTATGCCCTTTCACAGGTCGTTTGCATACCCGGCAATGATCGTTGTATTTTTGATATCACTCTTATTGTTAGCTTTTTTATTTTCAAAGTCGATTCATTCTCTGTTGCATAAAATCAATCTATTAAATCAAACCATTCGGCATTTGGCGAGTGATCAAAGGGTGCCCGATAAAATTGAAGTGAAGCGTGCTGATGAAATCGGGGAACTGATCAAGTCGGTCAATTTGTTAATTGAACGGACGACATATCGTGAACTGGAGCTGAGACAGCAGGAGGAAATCAAAAAGGAGCTTTTGCAAAAACTGCGGCATGACATTAATACACCTTTAACGGCTCTCAGGCTGCAGTTATTTTATTTGGAAGACCAATGTCATGGTCAGGCTGTATTCGAATCATTGTATCAGCAAATCGAATATATCTCGGAATTAACTAATGAATTCAATCTATATTCCGCTGAGACGCTGGAAAGCTCTTATATTGTAAATGAAGAAGTGCGTCTAAACGAGCTATTAGAAACAGCGGTGAAAAAGTGGGATTATTTATACAGTATGAGTGGGATTGAGCTGCACTATAAGCCGGCAGATCAAGATGTGATATGGATGAGCAACACGTTATGGATGGAAAGGCTGTTTGATAATATTTTTCAAAATACGTTAAGGCATTCAAAAGCTAAAAAGATGGAAGTCACGATTGAACATGGCGATGTTTTTATTCGTGATGACGGTATTGGATTTGATCGGAATGAGAGCAGTGAGGGACTTGGGTTAAAGATTATTGAGGATACATGCAGGCTGCTTGCGATTACTTATGAGCTGCATACAAATGATAACGGAACGGGGTTCTTGTTTTCAAAAGAGTGA
- the ybzI gene encoding hypothetical protein (Evidence 4: Unknown function but conserved in other organisms): protein MNIICLKKSSKRLSTSQAVLVTDIADTGITAAAGADIIAATAAVRAKEDTTTVMAAVIVTNAGATAAVNPKKVLVPLLGQGFFYVTD, encoded by the coding sequence GTGAACATCATATGTTTAAAAAAATCATCAAAACGATTAAGTACCTCTCAAGCAGTTCTAGTGACCGATATCGCAGACACCGGCATTACAGCAGCAGCCGGCGCAGACATTATCGCAGCTACAGCAGCAGTTCGGGCAAAAGAAGACACTACGACCGTTATGGCGGCAGTCATCGTTACAAACGCCGGAGCTACAGCAGCAGTTAATCCAAAAAAAGTTCTTGTTCCGCTTTTGGGACAAGGGTTTTTTTATGTGACCGATTGA
- the ybdM gene encoding putative protein kinase (Evidence 3: Putative function from multiple computational evidences; PubMedId: 21304896; Product type e: enzyme) produces the protein MALKLLKKLLFDRPLKNGVILNHQYKIEECLGMGGYGLVYLCTDILAQTPYVLKQLRPTKAKKEKEKVRFQQEIKLLKNIHHPQIPGFIDEFIIDGQAYYVMQFIEGENIEELLFFRKQPFTELMALQLISQLLEIIEYLHDRLIFHSDIRTPNIIINDGRLCLIDFGLAKQLTPEEMEEIKVRKQDDFFDLGETLLFLLYSQYKGKKKKNGTWLEELTLTKEVTLLLKRLLGIEEEYQHTASIREDLNRAIQSVT, from the coding sequence ATGGCATTAAAACTTCTAAAAAAACTGCTATTTGACCGCCCTCTAAAGAACGGCGTTATCTTAAATCATCAATACAAAATCGAAGAGTGCCTCGGTATGGGAGGCTACGGTTTGGTTTATTTGTGCACCGATATCCTAGCTCAAACACCTTATGTCTTAAAACAGCTTCGGCCGACAAAAGCCAAAAAGGAAAAAGAGAAAGTCCGATTCCAGCAGGAAATAAAACTGCTCAAAAACATTCACCACCCGCAAATTCCGGGCTTCATAGATGAATTCATCATAGACGGACAGGCTTATTATGTCATGCAGTTCATTGAGGGAGAGAATATAGAAGAATTATTATTTTTTCGAAAACAGCCGTTCACAGAGCTTATGGCGTTACAACTGATTTCGCAGCTGCTTGAGATTATAGAATACCTGCATGATCGCCTTATCTTCCACAGCGACATCAGAACGCCTAATATCATCATCAATGATGGCAGGCTCTGCCTCATCGATTTCGGCCTTGCCAAACAATTGACTCCTGAAGAAATGGAGGAAATAAAGGTACGAAAACAGGATGACTTCTTCGATCTCGGAGAAACGCTGTTATTCTTGCTGTACTCTCAATATAAAGGAAAAAAGAAGAAAAACGGCACTTGGCTGGAGGAATTAACACTGACAAAGGAAGTAACCTTGCTGCTGAAAAGATTATTGGGCATTGAGGAAGAGTATCAGCACACCGCTTCCATTCGCGAGGATCTAAACCGGGCCATTCAATCGGTCACATAA
- the ybdN gene encoding putative phage protein; prophage region 1 (Evidence 3: Putative function from multiple computational evidences; PubMedId: 16794953; Product type h: extrachromosomal origin), with protein MVKKWLIQFAVMLSVLSTFTYSASAVGVTAITGNNSFDTAMPIGYWKYKNIDTTILEAGQDEAYFTFTANKGEKVYMRSTYQSAYTGMKIEIYDKNRIPVSQGTEVINPNTFSSFIYANADAQNTTDTFYVKVSRGTYTGNMYFTLSIEDRIKSGSGTFQFSGVAENKGNTSLSPSGSDSSVIKVDLTNQSGIPRDAIVTRVQTTATQTPSQGNTRHLIMTSENNEWSRALVNSSTSGSYDISLSDQLSVAKVWSFKYNTLATARSTMSNVKAKIDYEYDVTKQF; from the coding sequence ATGGTGAAAAAATGGCTTATTCAATTCGCTGTTATGCTTTCTGTCTTATCTACCTTTACGTATTCGGCATCAGCTGTCGGAGTCACTGCTATCACAGGAAACAATTCATTTGATACCGCAATGCCGATCGGTTATTGGAAATATAAAAATATCGATACAACAATACTGGAAGCTGGTCAAGATGAAGCCTATTTCACTTTTACGGCTAATAAGGGAGAAAAAGTATACATGAGGAGTACATACCAGAGCGCGTATACAGGGATGAAAATTGAAATTTATGACAAGAACAGAATACCTGTTTCTCAAGGGACAGAAGTTATTAACCCTAATACGTTTTCTTCTTTTATTTATGCAAATGCAGACGCCCAAAACACGACGGATACCTTCTATGTGAAAGTGTCACGAGGCACCTATACTGGAAACATGTACTTTACGCTTTCAATTGAAGACCGAATCAAATCAGGCAGCGGAACGTTCCAATTCAGCGGCGTTGCTGAAAATAAAGGAAATACAAGCCTTAGCCCCTCAGGTTCTGACTCCAGCGTGATCAAGGTTGATTTAACAAACCAATCTGGGATACCGCGTGATGCCATTGTAACCAGAGTTCAAACAACCGCCACTCAAACACCAAGCCAGGGAAATACACGCCATCTGATCATGACAAGCGAAAATAACGAATGGAGCCGTGCCCTTGTAAACAGCTCGACTTCAGGGTCTTATGATATCTCTTTGTCGGATCAACTCAGTGTGGCAAAGGTATGGAGTTTTAAATATAATACATTAGCGACAGCCAGATCGACGATGAGCAACGTAAAAGCAAAAATAGATTATGAATACGACGTGACAAAGCAGTTTTAA
- the ybdO gene encoding putative phage protein; prophage region 1 (Evidence 3: Putative function from multiple computational evidences; PubMedId: 15033535; Product type h: extrachromosomal origin), with amino-acid sequence MRLNRQFIRTQLIAQNILSKNAPAKRENATENPAAVLEKAYSRLKSQSSTGGINQFNYSKTSVSGNSGTFSKVYQSANDRTVTDTGEETVIQSQNPYESESDIRIKILDEKYSRMNAINKTKSDPLGYIKDKYQNSKSPYFRSDLSAAERQAAYDNETEWLFKGKAQNYNLQDAVFRNVTFHGEVEAENEKVYQRGQVNQQLQVLLNRNHIHIPEGTELTFTITPIDYQVRVSGTDDQDLIKQIEQVLQSGDNSKELFLHIMKSQSSDSAQFSEEAYKKYQAAREMYEVTGYHLKDLEVIDGRYVTPEGRDLMDVYKEELEKDPVQKQTASYAISYYRSELSKIAEAGYNAIPDFILSIDYSNGSLRDVGQSKSYGTGDTGWLEALKRQTGVNY; translated from the coding sequence ATGCGTCTGAATCGGCAATTTATCCGCACTCAGCTGATTGCACAGAACATATTGAGCAAGAATGCGCCTGCCAAACGGGAGAATGCGACTGAAAATCCAGCGGCAGTTCTGGAAAAGGCATATAGCAGGCTTAAGTCACAATCTTCAACTGGGGGAATCAATCAGTTCAATTATTCTAAAACCAGCGTGTCGGGAAACAGCGGGACGTTCAGCAAAGTGTATCAATCAGCGAATGATCGAACAGTGACAGACACAGGGGAAGAAACAGTGATTCAATCCCAAAACCCCTATGAATCTGAGAGTGATATCAGAATCAAAATACTAGATGAAAAATACAGCAGGATGAATGCGATTAATAAAACAAAGTCTGATCCATTAGGCTATATTAAGGATAAGTACCAAAATTCAAAGTCTCCTTATTTCAGAAGTGATCTGTCAGCTGCAGAAAGACAGGCCGCTTACGATAATGAAACAGAATGGTTATTCAAAGGGAAGGCGCAAAACTATAACCTTCAGGATGCTGTGTTTCGGAATGTCACATTTCATGGGGAAGTGGAAGCTGAGAATGAAAAGGTGTATCAGCGGGGACAGGTTAACCAGCAGCTGCAAGTACTGTTGAATCGAAACCATATTCATATTCCAGAGGGGACAGAGCTGACGTTTACAATCACACCGATTGACTATCAGGTGCGGGTAAGCGGGACAGACGATCAGGATCTGATCAAGCAAATTGAGCAAGTGCTGCAATCTGGAGACAACAGCAAAGAACTATTTTTACACATCATGAAAAGTCAAAGCAGTGATTCAGCACAATTTTCCGAAGAGGCCTATAAAAAGTATCAGGCAGCTCGTGAGATGTATGAAGTTACAGGCTACCATTTGAAGGATTTAGAAGTGATTGATGGGCGGTACGTCACGCCTGAGGGACGTGACTTAATGGATGTATATAAGGAAGAGCTTGAAAAAGATCCAGTGCAGAAACAAACGGCTTCTTATGCTATATCTTACTATCGTTCAGAGCTCAGTAAAATCGCGGAAGCCGGGTATAATGCCATTCCGGATTTCATCCTATCAATTGATTACAGCAATGGATCTCTGAGAGATGTGGGACAAAGCAAGAGCTATGGGACCGGAGATACCGGGTGGCTTGAAGCATTAAAGCGTCAAACGGGTGTGAATTATTAG
- the ybxG gene encoding putative amino acid permease (Evidence 3: Putative function from multiple computational evidences; PubMedId: 15849754, 16850406; Product type t: transporter) has translation MANKELKRGLGARHIQMIALGGTIGVGLFMGSASTISWTGPSVLLAYAICGIFIFFIMRAMGEMLYVEPSTGSFATFGHQYIHPMAGYITAWSNWFQWIIVGMSEIIAVGSYTKYWFPDLPAWIPGIVAMVILGAANLISVKSFGEFEFWFAMIKIVTIILMIIAGIGIIFFGFGNGGDAIGLSNLWSHGGFFAGGFSGFFFALSLVIAAYQGVELIGITAGEAKDPQNTLRNAIQSIIWRILIFYIGAIFVIVTVYPWDELNSLGSPFVSTFSKIGITAAAGIINFVVITAAMSGCNSGIFSAGRMLYTLGVNGQAPKFFKKISRNGVPLYGTIAVLIGLAVGVVLNYIAPPKIFVYVYSASVLPGMIPWFIILISHIGFRKAKGAALDKHPFKMPFAPFTNYLTIAFLLMVLVGMWFNDDTRISLIVGVIFLALVVISYYVFGIGKRTQANLTKSEQAAE, from the coding sequence GTGGCAAATAAAGAATTAAAGAGGGGCCTGGGCGCGCGCCATATTCAGATGATCGCCTTGGGCGGTACAATCGGTGTTGGCTTGTTTATGGGTTCTGCCAGCACGATTTCATGGACTGGCCCATCTGTCCTTCTGGCTTATGCAATATGCGGAATTTTTATCTTTTTTATTATGCGTGCGATGGGTGAAATGCTGTATGTCGAGCCGAGCACAGGTTCTTTTGCGACGTTCGGCCATCAATATATTCATCCGATGGCAGGTTATATAACAGCATGGAGCAACTGGTTCCAGTGGATTATCGTCGGCATGTCAGAAATTATCGCTGTCGGTTCTTATACGAAGTATTGGTTCCCGGATTTGCCTGCTTGGATACCTGGTATCGTGGCAATGGTGATTCTTGGTGCGGCGAATTTAATTTCTGTTAAGTCGTTTGGGGAATTTGAGTTTTGGTTTGCGATGATTAAAATCGTGACGATTATCTTGATGATTATTGCGGGAATCGGAATTATTTTCTTCGGTTTTGGCAATGGCGGAGATGCGATCGGTTTGTCGAACCTGTGGTCTCACGGGGGCTTCTTTGCAGGAGGTTTCTCAGGTTTCTTCTTTGCACTGTCTCTTGTCATTGCAGCCTATCAAGGAGTTGAGCTGATCGGGATTACAGCGGGTGAAGCGAAGGACCCGCAAAACACGCTAAGAAATGCGATTCAAAGTATTATCTGGCGTATTTTGATTTTCTACATTGGCGCTATTTTTGTGATCGTGACGGTGTATCCTTGGGATGAGCTCAACTCACTCGGAAGTCCGTTTGTGTCTACGTTCTCGAAAATTGGAATTACGGCAGCGGCCGGCATTATTAACTTTGTCGTGATTACTGCGGCAATGTCCGGCTGTAACAGCGGTATTTTCAGCGCGGGCCGCATGCTGTATACACTGGGTGTCAATGGACAAGCACCGAAATTCTTTAAGAAGATTTCACGCAATGGTGTGCCGCTGTATGGCACAATTGCGGTGCTGATCGGTTTGGCTGTCGGCGTTGTACTGAACTATATCGCGCCGCCGAAGATCTTTGTCTATGTATACAGCGCAAGCGTGCTCCCAGGGATGATTCCTTGGTTTATCATTTTGATCAGCCATATCGGATTCAGAAAAGCGAAGGGTGCTGCATTAGATAAACATCCATTCAAAATGCCGTTTGCTCCTTTTACAAACTATTTGACGATTGCTTTCTTGCTGATGGTTCTGGTTGGCATGTGGTTTAACGATGATACTCGTATCTCCCTGATTGTAGGCGTGATTTTCTTAGCGCTTGTGGTCATTAGTTATTATGTGTTTGGGATTGGCAAACGCACGCAGGCCAATTTGACAAAAAGCGAACAAGCAGCTGAATAA